The following coding sequences lie in one Pseudomonas sp. SL4(2022) genomic window:
- a CDS encoding HD domain-containing phosphohydrolase, with the protein MQQKSGSSERRFPLHIHISVLFTLLLLGSGIVLGLFNYQQTSNIILSSSDQLFTQMRKDVQADLRNTYQPIRYMINLLARNEQINGRDRHERMVMLPIFAQALRDNPKLASIYVGYGDGSFFMVRPLRSMKLRQIFFAPDNAAYQVWSIDRISGQRLDSEYLFFDTHLKPISRRQNLKETYDPRKRPWYRGAQQSLEHFTTAPYAFFSTGEIGTTIARKSAEATVVAADLTLDDLSATLANHRLTPTTELVLYSPDGSAVAYPDSSRLVIPGKTLQLAQVRTLSPVLASFLDLGLEKDRQGAVMLNQQRWQVSYTRLNEGGPEGLYLAVMAPEHELLADAYRIRWQGAVLTLSILLLCIPIGWLLSNILVKPLRLLVAEAEAIRSFNFDYPASGRSFVMEVDQLAVSMQHMKDTIASFLDIAASLSAETRFDALLRRVLRETVDLSEASGGLLYLRDVNSGRLEPHGLFINEQEHNLEEHRIPSFDRTDPNTPHWLVQTAEGGNSITVALGFEQALGFQSLLHTLGSPHVHLVCTGLHNRQGQTLGVLLLLHRDNSDDTELAMLRPERIAFVEAVSGVAALCIESQRLLDQQKKLLDAFIQLIAGAIDAKSPYTGGHCQRVPELTLMLARAAADSEDPAFNTYQPSEEEWEALHIAAWLHDCGKVTVPEYVVDKATKLETLCDRIHEVRMRFEVLKRDAWISYWEHLSQGGDASSLGQLRDELLATLDDEFAFIARCNLGGEAMAEADLERLRSIAARTWTRTLDDRLGVSWEENLRQSRTPTQPLPVQETLLSDKAEHLIERPESELIAEDNPWGFKLDVPRYKHNRGELYNLGITRGTLTNEERFIINGHMVQTIRMLSHLPFPPHLANVAEIAGGHHEKMDGTGYPKRLKREDMSLPARMMAIADIFEALTAVDRPYKKGKLLSESLNIMAGMCRGAHIDPELFGLFVREKIYLSYAERFLRREQIDQVDNAALLAKAGLSD; encoded by the coding sequence ATGCAGCAGAAATCTGGATCAAGCGAACGGCGTTTTCCGCTTCATATCCACATCAGTGTGCTGTTTACCCTGTTACTGCTCGGCTCAGGCATCGTGCTGGGCCTATTCAACTATCAGCAGACCAGCAACATCATTCTGAGTAGCAGCGACCAGCTTTTCACCCAAATGCGCAAGGACGTGCAGGCGGATCTGCGTAATACCTACCAACCGATTCGCTACATGATCAACCTGCTGGCACGTAACGAGCAGATCAACGGCCGTGACCGCCACGAACGCATGGTGATGTTGCCAATCTTCGCCCAGGCCCTGCGCGACAACCCCAAGCTCGCCTCGATATATGTGGGTTATGGCGATGGCAGTTTCTTTATGGTGCGCCCACTGCGCAGCATGAAGCTGCGACAAATCTTTTTTGCCCCGGACAACGCCGCCTATCAGGTCTGGAGCATCGACCGCATCAGTGGTCAGCGCCTGGACTCGGAATACCTGTTCTTCGATACCCACCTGAAGCCCATCAGCCGCCGGCAGAACCTCAAAGAGACCTACGACCCACGCAAGCGTCCCTGGTACCGCGGCGCTCAGCAGAGCCTGGAGCACTTCACCACAGCGCCCTATGCATTTTTTTCCACTGGCGAAATCGGCACCACAATTGCTCGCAAAAGTGCGGAAGCCACCGTGGTGGCCGCCGATCTGACCCTTGATGATCTCTCCGCCACCCTGGCAAATCATCGCCTGACCCCTACCACAGAGTTGGTTCTATACAGCCCCGATGGCAGTGCCGTGGCGTACCCGGATAGCTCGCGCCTGGTGATTCCCGGTAAAACCCTGCAACTGGCGCAGGTCAGAACGCTGAGTCCGGTGCTGGCCAGTTTTCTCGACCTGGGTCTGGAAAAGGATCGCCAGGGTGCAGTCATGCTCAATCAGCAGCGCTGGCAGGTTTCCTACACCCGGCTCAATGAAGGCGGCCCGGAAGGTCTGTATTTGGCCGTAATGGCCCCGGAGCATGAGCTGCTGGCCGATGCTTATCGTATTCGCTGGCAAGGTGCAGTGCTGACCCTGAGTATCCTGCTGTTGTGTATTCCAATCGGCTGGCTGCTTTCCAACATCCTGGTGAAGCCACTGCGCCTGCTGGTTGCAGAAGCCGAGGCCATCCGTAGTTTCAACTTCGACTACCCGGCCAGCGGGCGCTCTTTCGTCATGGAAGTCGACCAGTTAGCCGTGTCGATGCAACACATGAAAGACACGATCGCCAGCTTTCTCGACATCGCCGCCAGCTTATCGGCAGAAACCCGCTTTGATGCCCTGCTGCGACGGGTACTGCGGGAAACCGTCGACCTCAGCGAAGCCAGTGGCGGCTTACTCTATCTGCGCGATGTCAACAGCGGGCGCCTGGAGCCTCACGGCCTGTTTATCAACGAACAAGAGCACAATCTGGAAGAGCACCGCATCCCCAGTTTCGACCGCACTGACCCCAACACGCCTCACTGGCTGGTACAGACTGCTGAAGGCGGTAACAGCATCACCGTAGCGCTTGGTTTTGAGCAGGCGCTGGGTTTTCAAAGCCTGCTGCACACCCTCGGCAGCCCACATGTGCACCTGGTCTGCACCGGCCTGCACAACCGCCAGGGACAGACCTTGGGTGTCTTGCTATTGCTGCACCGTGACAACTCAGATGACACCGAACTGGCCATGCTGCGTCCAGAGCGGATTGCTTTTGTCGAAGCAGTTTCCGGCGTAGCGGCGCTGTGTATTGAAAGCCAGCGCCTGCTCGACCAGCAGAAGAAACTGCTGGATGCCTTTATCCAACTGATCGCTGGCGCCATTGACGCCAAGAGCCCCTACACCGGTGGCCACTGCCAGCGCGTGCCTGAACTGACCCTGATGCTGGCCCGCGCTGCGGCCGACAGCGAAGACCCTGCATTCAACACCTACCAGCCCAGCGAGGAAGAATGGGAGGCTTTGCATATCGCTGCCTGGCTGCATGACTGCGGCAAGGTCACCGTGCCCGAATACGTGGTGGACAAGGCCACCAAGCTGGAAACCCTCTGCGACCGCATCCATGAAGTACGCATGCGCTTCGAGGTGCTCAAGCGCGACGCCTGGATCAGTTACTGGGAACATCTCAGCCAGGGCGGCGACGCCAGTAGCCTCGGCCAGCTACGTGACGAACTGCTCGCCACCCTGGATGATGAGTTCGCCTTTATCGCCCGTTGCAATCTGGGTGGCGAGGCCATGGCCGAAGCTGACCTCGAACGCCTGCGCAGCATTGCTGCGCGCACCTGGACACGCACCCTGGACGATCGCCTGGGAGTTTCCTGGGAGGAGAACCTGCGCCAGTCGCGCACCCCGACACAACCGTTGCCGGTGCAGGAAACACTGCTCAGCGACAAAGCCGAACACCTGATTGAACGTCCCGAAAGCGAGCTGATCGCCGAAGACAACCCCTGGGGCTTCAAGCTCGATGTGCCACGCTACAAACACAACCGTGGCGAGCTGTACAACCTGGGCATTACCCGCGGCACCCTGACCAACGAAGAGCGCTTTATCATCAACGGCCATATGGTGCAGACCATCCGCATGCTCAGCCACCTGCCCTTCCCGCCGCACCTGGCCAACGTCGCCGAGATTGCCGGCGGCCACCATGAAAAGATGGACGGCACTGGCTACCCGAAACGCCTGAAGCGCGAGGACATGAGCCTGCCGGCCAGGATGATGGCGATTGCCGATATCTTCGAAGCGTTGACCGCCGTGGACCGCCCCTACAAAAAAGGCAAGCTATTGTCCGAATCACTCAACATCATGGCGGGTATGTGCAGAGGCGCGCATATCGACCCTGAACTGTTCGGGCTGTTTGTGCGGGAAAAGATCTACCTCAGCTACGCCGAACGCTTTCTACGTCGCGAGCAGATTGATCAGGTCGATAACGCTGCGCTGCTGGCCAAGGCTGGCCTGAGCGACTGA
- a CDS encoding YggL family protein — protein MATNRSRRLRKKLCVDEFQELGFELNLNFKEDLADAAIDTFLEDFLRDAMTANGLGYVGGDDFGLVCLGKRGSVSEEQRAAVEAWLKGRNELVDFTASPLIDVWYPDNTINQA, from the coding sequence ATGGCTACTAACCGTTCCCGCCGTCTGCGCAAAAAACTCTGCGTGGATGAATTCCAGGAGCTGGGTTTTGAGCTGAACCTGAATTTCAAGGAAGACCTGGCTGATGCAGCCATCGATACCTTCCTGGAAGACTTTCTGCGTGACGCCATGACCGCCAATGGCCTGGGTTATGTCGGCGGCGACGACTTCGGCCTGGTGTGCCTGGGCAAGCGTGGCTCGGTCAGCGAAGAGCAGCGCGCTGCCGTTGAAGCCTGGCTTAAAGGCCGTAACGAGCTGGTGGATTTCACTGCTAGCCCGCTGATCGACGTCTGGTACCCGGACAACACGATCAATCAGGCTTAA
- the dacB gene encoding D-alanyl-D-alanine carboxypeptidase/D-alanyl-D-alanine-endopeptidase, with translation MITSLRRLAIASLLLPICLPLAAANGGLSNKVQQSLKANKISSQSLSVVTVPLNGPGSSTFFNADISVNPASTMKLVTTYAALELLGPTHQWKTEFFTDGQLKNGVLNGNLYLKGGGDPKLNMEKLWLMMRDLRANGVLQVTGDLVLDRSHFVQPQLPSFNDDGGDANKPFLVAPDSLLVNLKALRFIARTEGGKVHIAAEPPIANIRIDNRVKALPAAKCPGWPDVRYNPVTEFDGTTVIVTGKLAEGCSSQTYLSLLDHPSYAAGAIRAIWQELGGSIMGKDRLAPVPEKARLLARAYSPDLTEIIRDINKYSNNTMARQLFLSLGAEFRTSADQDDSKAAQRVIRSWLARKGITAPHLVMENGSGLSRAERVSAREMATLLQAAWKSPYSAEFMASLPLVAMDGTMRKRLHRTPLVGEARIKTGTLNNVRAIAGFSRDSNGNSWAVVAILNDPRPWGASSILDQVLIDLYKQPKLSAQR, from the coding sequence ATGATCACATCCCTGCGTCGCCTGGCCATTGCCAGCCTGTTGCTGCCTATTTGCCTGCCGCTGGCCGCCGCGAATGGCGGCCTGTCGAACAAGGTTCAACAATCGCTGAAAGCCAACAAGATCAGCAGCCAGTCGCTGTCGGTGGTCACCGTGCCGCTCAACGGCCCCGGCAGCAGCACCTTTTTCAATGCCGACATCTCGGTCAACCCGGCCTCCACCATGAAGCTGGTCACCACCTACGCAGCACTTGAACTGCTCGGCCCGACCCACCAGTGGAAAACCGAATTCTTCACCGATGGCCAACTGAAGAATGGCGTGCTCAACGGCAATCTGTACCTCAAGGGCGGCGGCGACCCCAAGCTGAACATGGAAAAGCTCTGGCTGATGATGCGCGACCTGCGTGCCAACGGCGTGCTGCAAGTGACAGGCGACCTGGTGCTCGACCGCAGCCACTTCGTACAGCCGCAGCTGCCCAGCTTCAATGACGACGGCGGCGACGCCAACAAGCCGTTCCTGGTCGCCCCCGACTCGCTGCTGGTCAACCTCAAGGCACTGCGCTTTATCGCCCGCACCGAAGGTGGCAAGGTGCATATCGCCGCCGAGCCGCCGATTGCCAATATCCGCATCGACAACCGCGTCAAAGCCCTGCCGGCAGCCAAATGCCCGGGCTGGCCGGATGTGCGCTACAACCCGGTCACCGAATTCGACGGCACCACGGTCATCGTCACCGGCAAGCTGGCCGAAGGCTGCAGCTCGCAGACCTACCTGTCGCTGCTGGATCACCCGAGCTACGCTGCCGGCGCCATCCGCGCCATCTGGCAGGAACTGGGCGGCAGCATCATGGGCAAGGACCGACTCGCTCCAGTTCCAGAGAAAGCCCGCCTGCTGGCCCGCGCCTACTCCCCGGACCTGACCGAGATCATCCGCGACATCAACAAGTACAGTAACAACACCATGGCCCGGCAGCTGTTCCTCAGCCTCGGCGCAGAGTTTCGCACCTCCGCCGACCAGGACGACAGCAAGGCAGCACAACGGGTGATCCGCAGCTGGCTGGCACGTAAAGGCATCACCGCACCGCACCTGGTGATGGAGAACGGCTCCGGGCTGTCACGTGCCGAGCGGGTCAGCGCGCGGGAAATGGCGACCCTGCTGCAGGCCGCCTGGAAGAGTCCTTACTCCGCCGAATTCATGGCTTCACTGCCGTTGGTAGCCATGGACGGCACCATGCGCAAACGCCTGCACCGTACGCCACTGGTAGGCGAGGCGCGGATCAAGACCGGTACGCTGAACAACGTGCGCGCCATCGCCGGCTTCAGCCGCGACAGCAACGGCAACAGCTGGGCCGTGGTGGCGATCCTCAACGATCCACGCCCTTGGGGTGCCTCGTCGATTCTCGATCAGGTGCTGATCGATTTGTACAAGCAGCCTAAGCTCAGCGCCCAACGCTAA